In the genome of Mangifera indica cultivar Alphonso chromosome 9, CATAS_Mindica_2.1, whole genome shotgun sequence, the window aagtATGCATGTGGACCCATTCTACAATGTGAAATAGAATATATGTAGTACTTGCAAACCATTATAAATACGCAATTCATTTTCGTTTCTCTTCAACAAAAAACTTTATCTTTTGTTTCAGCCAGATGGGAGGCTCTTCACCATGCGCGTCCTGCAAGTTATTAAGGCGCCGCTGCACCAAGGACTGCATCTTTGCCCCTTACTTTCCTTCCGATGATCCCCAAAAGTTTGCCATCGTTCACAAGGTCTTCGGCGCCAGCAACGTCAGTAAAATGTTGCAGGTTCGTGTTTAATTTGTAGTTAATTTCAGATACGGAAGTTGAAACCTTCTTTCAAGTTTTCATGTAAACTGATATGCAGGAGCTTCCAGTTCACCACAGAGTGGATGCAGTGAGCAGTTTGGTTTATGAAGCAAATGCAAGAATGAGAGACCCCGTTTATGGATGTGTTGGGGCAATATCTTATCTACAAAGCCAAGTATCACAGTTGCAAATGCAGCTCGCAGTGGCTCAAACAGAAATTCTTTTCATTCAGACGCAGCAAGGCCCTAATCCTTTGCCGACGATGTCGCCCCAAACAGACGTTCAAAACGACAAGTCACTTCTTTTTTCCTGCAATAACTTCAATACCATTCCTCAGTACCTTGGTCATGCTTCTTCTAGCAATGTAATCCAAGATCCTCTCAAAAGAGATTCTCTTTGGACGTAATTAAGTTgctttcttttataaaaataattctctTCTGTTATTGCTTAATGTCTGGCTTTGTTGAGAAGGTAACGGTTTGAACGTGTTatgtattaaatttgaaaatggtgGCTGCACGTTCAAGTATTCAACTCCTGCATGTGCGACATGGAGTAAATTAGGGTTAACCAaagccttttcttttcttatcatcCAGATGTAAGATTTTACGACTCATAACTTAGAATAATAAGCCCTTTTCAGTcgattaatttataaatatacttactatataataatatcGATGGTATTTTTCGTTACCAATAAGAAGTATGTAATTTAGAGTTTTACataactttctttattttattacgGTGGTTAGAATTACCTAAATAATTCTTGTatctattatatatacacaaatgtAATCAGAAGTATGATAGAAGAATATCGTAAATAAGGGAGATTTTTAATGTGGTTTAACTTGTTACTTGATAATTTACGTTTATGGTTTTGTTATTTATCTTCTAGGTAGCGTTCCAACACATTTTGTGTAGTAAATACAAGAAAGTCTCCTGAATCTTTTTATAAGAGCGTGCGGAAGAATAATAAAAACGAGAggtttttaatatgatttgatctATTGTTTGGAAGTTCACATCtacaattatgttatttatttctaaGGAAAATTTTTCAATGGACTTTgtgtaatgaatataaaaaagtatatcatGTATCTAACATCTTTAATAGAGATTTATATCCTAGCTGGATTGCTAGCTTCTCTCTTGGATCATGATCTTAGATGCCCTCACCCTTGTGTTggtgtttaattaatatttaatggaTGAAAAGGTAGAATTGCATGTATCTAAATATTtctaattgaaatttgattctatttatttattcatattgtaattgcataaaaaaaaaaaacaaggataATTACATCAATGACATGATCTTGATTAGACAGGAGACAATTATTTTTCCTACACCAGACAAAATATCAAATGACATTTCTTAGATGCTAAAAGATATATTGTCGTATAGAGTTTTTCTCGCTGGCTTTGAGTGACAGTTTTTACTAATTACCCGCATTCTTAGATATTTGACGAATATCCAAGTGCTCTTGTAACCTATTGGAATATTACATTAAATGTCTAGCTAGATTGTGTTCCATTCGACAAACATGGTTGCCTTCAGAATAATCTTTCCTTGTTGCTGCCATGTTTACGTGAGGAGTGGTGTACTCATGGAaagaatcttaattaattaattaatttaatgacATTGCACAATCGTTTTGACTTTTCCTTTTCAGTCATTTTCTTGGTTGATTTTTCTGGTTTTTGATTTAGATTACTTTTGAtcacttatattttattattgatattattttaattgatttatcaaataataaaatattttaattatattttattattaatgatgatatgacagataatataataatgtattttgtttgaatactctttaattataaaaaataaaaaattattatacaaataaattacttaaaatattactagatataaataattattatatttgattagatgaaatttattattacttaaatattattaggtataattattttaaaattaatttttatattaaaaaaaataagaatatttttatgcttaaaaaattaataaataaaataagattgtaataaaaataatattatattgataatatcaaattattttctatattatgtgttacatcattattgataataaaactaaaaatttttatttaacataataataatttatttttaataatcatttaaataatctatatttttttataatatttcactttgattaataaaaaattacacacCTTAAATATATGGTTAGACTAAActattaaatattcattttgtttaGCCCTTGTATTAAGGTGTTATAACGTATGCCTAATTTTTTCCAAGGCTAGAAAATTTTCAGTATCACGTTTTCCTTTCCACGTAAATCATGATGGGATTGGAGAGtagcctttttcttttttgacctTTCATCCATTCCTGTGCTCGTTGATTTTGGTACCAATTTACACTTGGTCTGGTGGGCTATCATTTTCACCCCTGGAAATTCTACCAACTACACCGTCAGATTTCAAACAGTATGATGCCCCATTGTCCAATGATGATTTCCTCAGCTTTAACATTAACAATTTGATACAATTCCCAAGTCGCGAGGCTACAGCAGCAACCAAATGGGGACGGCTAAATCACTAAGAAACAAAAGCCACTTTCAGTACCCACAAAAATTTCATCGGCATTCAGCCAAAAGAGGGAAACCCACCTGCACAAATTCACTAACGCCATTTCTATATTGGACTGGTAAATCAATGTCACCTTTTTTTTGCAGCTAGGTCAATTAAGATCTTCTTCTTCCCATCACGTGCTTCTAGATATATACGACACTCATCAAAAAGCTCATTATTTGGCctccttttccctt includes:
- the LOC123226460 gene encoding LOB domain-containing protein 12-like, with protein sequence MGGSSPCASCKLLRRRCTKDCIFAPYFPSDDPQKFAIVHKVFGASNVSKMLQELPVHHRVDAVSSLVYEANARMRDPVYGCVGAISYLQSQVSQLQMQLAVAQTEILFIQTQQGPNPLPTMSPQTDVQNDKSLLFSCNNFNTIPQYLGHASSSNVIQDPLKRDSLWT